A genomic region of Marinobacter qingdaonensis contains the following coding sequences:
- the ssb gene encoding single-stranded DNA-binding protein, whose translation MARGVNKVILIGNLGQDPDTRYTPNGNAVVNLNLATDESYKDRQTGQMVPKTEWHRIVLFGKVAEVAGQYLRKGSKVYIEGKLQTRKWQGQDGQDRYTTEVVVDINGQMQMLDSRGDGGGMNQGAPAGRPQQSNYNAPAAPQGNPQQQSGGYNQPSQGSMPEPVDDFDDDIPF comes from the coding sequence ATGGCACGAGGCGTTAACAAAGTCATACTGATCGGGAACCTGGGACAGGATCCCGATACCCGTTATACCCCCAACGGCAACGCCGTGGTGAATCTGAACCTTGCCACGGACGAAAGCTACAAGGATCGTCAGACCGGTCAGATGGTTCCCAAGACCGAATGGCACCGGATTGTGCTGTTTGGCAAGGTGGCGGAAGTGGCGGGCCAATACCTGCGCAAGGGGTCCAAGGTCTACATCGAAGGCAAGCTCCAGACCCGCAAGTGGCAGGGCCAGGACGGTCAGGACCGCTACACCACCGAGGTGGTCGTGGATATCAACGGCCAGATGCAGATGCTCGACAGCCGCGGTGACGGCGGTGGCATGAACCAGGGTGCCCCGGCTGGGCGTCCGCAGCAGTCAAACTACAACGCGCCCGCCGCTCCCCAGGGCAATCCGCAGCAGCAGTCGGGTGGCTACAACCAGCCATCCCAGGGCAGCATGCCGGAGCCGGTGGATGATTTTGATGACGACATCCCCTTCTAA
- the mshL gene encoding pilus (MSHA type) biogenesis protein MshL, translating to MISMRPLAGLLIAATLTACSNNPLMRTSNATSTDVADDIEQTLAQAEQHSATGSDSPQASATLPAEVSAALLPSLSTSQDLDDRFDVNANGVPAGSFFESLVDGTRYNVVLHPDVAGAIDMRLRDVSVPEVMDIAADLYDLDIQRNGRLFTVRANRIQTRLFPIDYLHFKRKGGSETRVSSGQVTSSPNNSGNNRGGVNDNGGSDRRNLVGTTISTETESDFWADIRRALAMIVGTGEDQQVIVNPGAGLVMVRAGADDLRLVEEYLRRTELIMQRQVVLEAKILEIILSEGYQQGINWSDLQSASSITASDGLPEDFTAQALSGQVIRTSDIGGLFSASVRAGDFSALIELLGEQGNVQILSSPRISTVNNQKAVIKVGTDEFFVTDIDFDDDNSAVTGADSTSTSVELTPFFSGISLDVTPQISESGSITLHVHPSVSEVNDQNKVITIGERDVTLPLAISTVRETDSVIRAESGQIVVIGGLIQNTSEDNNAAVPFFSDIPVVGELFKQRRFQSRKSELVILLRPVVVEPGLMNADIAASRERMNVLRELLQSSQSVTPEPEKARR from the coding sequence ATGATTTCGATGAGACCACTGGCCGGGCTGCTGATTGCCGCCACACTGACGGCATGCAGTAACAACCCGCTCATGCGAACATCCAACGCCACCTCAACGGACGTGGCGGATGACATCGAACAGACCCTGGCCCAGGCGGAGCAGCACTCGGCAACCGGTTCGGACAGTCCCCAAGCCTCTGCGACTCTGCCGGCAGAGGTCAGCGCCGCTCTGCTGCCGTCGCTGTCGACCAGCCAGGATCTGGACGACCGGTTTGATGTCAACGCCAATGGGGTGCCGGCTGGCAGCTTCTTTGAATCCCTGGTCGATGGCACCCGTTACAACGTGGTCTTGCACCCGGATGTGGCTGGCGCCATTGATATGCGGCTGCGGGATGTGTCCGTGCCAGAGGTGATGGACATCGCCGCCGACCTCTACGATCTGGATATCCAGCGCAACGGTCGTCTGTTTACCGTCCGGGCGAATCGGATCCAGACCCGGCTGTTCCCCATCGATTACCTGCACTTCAAGCGCAAGGGCGGTTCCGAAACCCGGGTCAGTTCCGGCCAGGTAACCAGCTCACCCAACAACAGCGGCAACAACCGCGGCGGCGTCAACGACAACGGCGGCTCCGACCGTCGCAATCTCGTGGGCACGACCATTTCCACCGAAACCGAGTCCGATTTCTGGGCGGACATCCGTCGGGCGCTGGCGATGATCGTCGGCACCGGCGAGGACCAGCAGGTGATCGTGAACCCGGGAGCCGGGCTGGTCATGGTGCGTGCCGGCGCCGACGATCTTCGTCTGGTGGAGGAGTACCTGCGCCGCACCGAGCTGATCATGCAGCGCCAGGTGGTTCTGGAGGCGAAGATCCTCGAAATCATCCTGAGCGAAGGCTACCAGCAGGGCATCAACTGGTCGGATCTGCAGAGTGCTTCGAGCATCACCGCCTCGGACGGCCTGCCCGAAGACTTCACGGCCCAGGCCCTGAGTGGTCAGGTGATCCGCACCTCTGACATCGGCGGACTGTTTTCCGCCAGCGTGCGGGCCGGGGATTTCTCGGCGTTGATCGAGTTGCTGGGTGAGCAGGGCAATGTCCAGATCCTGTCCAGCCCGCGCATCTCCACCGTCAACAACCAGAAGGCGGTGATCAAGGTCGGCACCGATGAGTTCTTCGTGACCGATATCGATTTTGACGACGACAACTCAGCGGTGACCGGTGCCGACAGCACCTCCACCTCGGTCGAGTTGACCCCCTTCTTCTCCGGTATCTCCCTGGATGTCACGCCGCAGATTTCCGAGTCCGGCAGCATCACCCTGCACGTGCACCCCTCGGTCAGTGAAGTGAATGACCAGAACAAGGTGATCACCATCGGCGAGCGGGACGTGACCCTGCCGCTGGCCATCAGTACCGTGCGGGAAACCGACAGCGTGATCCGGGCCGAGAGTGGCCAGATTGTGGTGATCGGCGGCCTGATCCAGAACACCAGCGAAGACAATAACGCGGCGGTGCCGTTCTTCAGTGACATCCCGGTGGTGGGTGAGCTGTTCAAGCAGCGCCGGTTCCAGTCCCGCAAGAGTGAGCTGGTGATCCTGCTGCGCCCGGTGGTGGTGGAGCCAGGTCTGATGAATGCCGACATTGCCGCCAGCCGCGAGCGCATGAACGTGTTGCGCGAGCTGCTGCAGTCGTCCCAGTCGGTGACCCCGGAACCGGAGAAAGCCCGTCGCTAG
- a CDS encoding biogenesis protein MshI, with the protein MTRKTFIRKLSGLFRKSGRVQRVCLEVRPDGIAWAETAAQPSTGFAECSPAKRTRALQELATRRGWAGAATTLVLPLDQYQVFQMERPDGIDDAELGDALKWKLKDLLDFSPSDAVSDVFPFPEDASRGRGDLVNVVAARKSLVRELVNLVQGCGLELEQIDIAELALSNLVSVLDRNNRGAALVHLREHYGQMVVCRDDTLYLSRRLDVTAEDLRDAARQETAVQSLALEMQRSLDYYESQLGQVPPAVINLVARDTSLPLASMVSSYVAAGVDMLDWSEVGLDKPLDSRCLPAWSASLTSGQREAA; encoded by the coding sequence ATGACAAGAAAAACCTTCATCAGGAAACTCTCCGGGTTGTTCCGAAAATCCGGACGAGTCCAGCGAGTGTGCCTTGAAGTGCGGCCCGATGGCATTGCCTGGGCCGAGACGGCGGCACAACCTTCCACCGGTTTTGCCGAGTGTTCGCCGGCGAAACGCACCAGAGCTCTTCAGGAACTGGCGACCCGGCGCGGCTGGGCCGGCGCTGCAACGACACTGGTGTTGCCTCTCGATCAGTACCAGGTTTTCCAGATGGAGCGTCCCGATGGCATCGACGACGCCGAACTGGGCGACGCTCTCAAGTGGAAACTCAAGGACCTCTTGGATTTCAGCCCCTCCGACGCCGTGTCTGACGTGTTCCCTTTCCCGGAGGACGCCTCCCGGGGGCGCGGTGATCTGGTGAATGTCGTGGCAGCCCGCAAATCCCTGGTGCGGGAGTTGGTCAATCTGGTTCAGGGCTGCGGTCTGGAGCTTGAACAGATCGACATTGCCGAGTTGGCCCTGAGCAATCTGGTCAGTGTGCTCGACCGGAACAATCGCGGCGCCGCCCTGGTGCACCTGCGAGAACATTACGGCCAGATGGTGGTCTGTCGCGACGATACCCTCTACCTGTCCCGTCGGCTGGACGTTACCGCCGAGGATCTCCGGGACGCGGCGCGCCAGGAGACCGCGGTGCAGTCGCTGGCGCTGGAAATGCAGCGTTCCCTGGATTATTACGAGAGCCAGCTCGGACAGGTGCCGCCCGCGGTGATCAATCTGGTGGCCAGGGACACCTCGCTGCCGCTGGCGTCCATGGTGTCGTCCTACGTCGCCGCCGGGGTCGACATGCTGGATTGGTCGGAAGTGGGGCTGGATAAACCCCTGGATAGCCGGTGCCTGCCAGCCTGGAGCGCCAGCTTGACGAGTGGACAGAGGGAGGCGGCATGA
- a CDS encoding MSHA biogenesis protein MshJ: MAASWRKSLQQGADWFNQRPIRERVLIAATALVLVLFVGWELAVAPALSRQGALESRVGMLGASRDSLVTQEQALTRQLARDPSEELRRQLESRQQRLAQLDRQIASATGQLIAPRAMVSLLKDMLSAQQSLALQTLELKTPTPVFAPESDAPAGANPSNPGSALDPLLYAHDVELTIEGGYLDVLAYLKRLEALDERLGWMVLEYDAENWPAGEAVIRVRTLSLEPAWLGV, from the coding sequence ATGGCCGCGTCTTGGCGTAAGTCTTTGCAGCAAGGGGCCGACTGGTTCAACCAGCGGCCGATCCGTGAGCGTGTCCTGATCGCCGCCACGGCCTTGGTACTGGTGCTGTTTGTCGGCTGGGAGCTGGCCGTGGCGCCGGCATTGAGCCGGCAGGGTGCCCTGGAGTCACGAGTGGGCATGCTCGGCGCCAGCCGGGACAGCCTGGTGACCCAGGAGCAAGCCCTGACTCGTCAACTGGCGCGGGATCCGTCCGAGGAACTGCGGCGCCAGTTGGAGTCGCGGCAGCAGCGTCTGGCCCAGTTGGACCGCCAGATTGCCAGTGCCACCGGGCAGCTGATCGCGCCCCGAGCCATGGTTTCGCTGCTCAAGGACATGCTTTCGGCGCAGCAGTCCCTGGCGCTTCAGACCCTGGAACTTAAAACGCCTACCCCCGTGTTCGCTCCGGAATCCGATGCCCCGGCGGGTGCCAATCCGTCGAACCCCGGCTCTGCCCTTGACCCGCTTCTTTATGCCCATGATGTAGAGCTGACCATTGAAGGCGGCTATCTGGATGTGCTCGCCTACCTGAAGCGACTGGAAGCCCTGGACGAGCGCCTCGGCTGGATGGTACTGGAGTACGACGCCGAGAACTGGCCGGCCGGCGAGGCGGTGATCCGCGTTCGTACGCTGAGCCTTGAGCCCGCGTGGCTGGGAGTGTGA
- a CDS encoding PilN domain-containing protein, translating to MIQQVNLYTQELRPRKEQLQAGTLAGLVVLALLAVAVAAGMVRHEAAELDERVDAMVAENLRLEQRITDLSAQVQARQPSPDIREALDRVTATLVRRERVLERVENLVLTGGGRFSPQMAALARQIPEDVWLTGIRLDAQATRVVIEGRARSGALVPTYLEKLGDEPVFAGETFGAFRLTRPEQGAWIEFRVATERMGETN from the coding sequence ATGATTCAGCAGGTCAACCTCTACACTCAGGAACTCCGACCCCGGAAAGAACAACTGCAGGCGGGGACCCTGGCCGGATTGGTGGTGCTGGCGCTGCTGGCTGTGGCGGTGGCGGCGGGAATGGTTCGCCACGAGGCCGCTGAACTGGATGAACGTGTCGATGCAATGGTCGCTGAAAACCTGCGCTTGGAACAGCGGATCACCGACCTGTCCGCTCAGGTCCAGGCGCGACAGCCGTCTCCCGACATCCGCGAGGCCCTGGATCGGGTCACCGCTACCCTGGTTCGTCGCGAGCGCGTGCTGGAGCGGGTGGAAAACCTGGTGCTGACCGGCGGTGGACGCTTCTCCCCGCAGATGGCGGCGCTGGCCCGGCAAATTCCCGAGGATGTCTGGCTCACGGGGATTCGCCTGGATGCCCAGGCGACCCGCGTGGTCATCGAAGGGCGGGCCCGGTCCGGCGCTCTGGTGCCGACCTACCTGGAAAAGCTGGGCGACGAGCCCGTGTTCGCCGGTGAAACCTTTGGTGCCTTCCGGCTCACGCGGCCGGAACAGGGCGCCTGGATTGAATTCCGGGTGGCCACTGAGCGGATGGGGGAGACGAACTGA
- a CDS encoding MFS transporter: protein MNALEKRSVTALASVYAMRMLGLFMVMPVFMLLGTELEGATPALLGFAIGAYGLSQAVLQIPFGLLSDRVGRKRMIYFGLVLFAAGSLLAGATDSIYVVIAGRILQGAGAIASVLMALLSDLTREEQRTKAMATVGISIGLSFSVSLVLGPLIGSALGLSGIFYVTAALALVALVVVRQVVPTPHQHKLSADTHPAREMLGKVLTDGRLLRLDFGIFALHLVLTALFLIFPTILQDQLGLASRSHWWFYLSVMLTSFFAMVPFIIIGEKKRKMKPVLCGAIGLLTLASVGMASIAVGLAAAWGLLFLFFMAFNLLEASLPSLISKESPAASKGTAMGVYSTSQFLGAFLGGALGGVLLEQAGTDGVLWLMAAVLVAWLLIALTMPAPGYTSSFVLQLQQAVGKEYDEIDTRLRRLPGVQDVVIVEEAATAYLKVDRQQFDEGLLADFSFVRHGSSS from the coding sequence ATGAACGCCCTGGAAAAACGATCGGTGACAGCTCTGGCGTCGGTGTACGCCATGCGCATGCTCGGGCTGTTCATGGTCATGCCGGTGTTCATGCTGCTGGGTACCGAGCTTGAAGGCGCGACCCCGGCCTTGTTGGGCTTCGCGATCGGCGCTTACGGGCTCAGCCAGGCGGTCCTGCAGATTCCTTTCGGTCTGCTGTCCGATCGGGTGGGGCGCAAGCGCATGATCTATTTCGGGCTTGTCCTGTTCGCGGCCGGAAGTCTGCTGGCCGGTGCCACCGACTCGATATACGTTGTGATCGCCGGTCGGATTCTTCAAGGGGCTGGCGCCATTGCCAGTGTCCTGATGGCCTTGCTCAGTGACCTGACCCGGGAAGAGCAGCGCACCAAGGCCATGGCCACCGTCGGCATTTCCATTGGATTGTCCTTTTCGGTCTCCCTGGTGCTGGGCCCGCTGATTGGCTCGGCGCTCGGCCTGTCGGGCATCTTCTACGTGACCGCCGCGCTGGCGCTGGTGGCCTTGGTCGTGGTTCGTCAGGTTGTGCCGACGCCCCACCAACACAAGCTCAGTGCCGATACCCACCCGGCCCGGGAAATGCTGGGCAAGGTGCTCACCGACGGTCGCCTGTTGCGGCTCGATTTTGGCATCTTTGCCCTGCACCTGGTGCTGACGGCGTTGTTCCTGATTTTCCCGACCATCCTGCAGGATCAGCTTGGGTTGGCGAGTCGTTCGCACTGGTGGTTCTACCTCAGTGTGATGCTGACCTCGTTCTTCGCCATGGTGCCGTTCATCATCATTGGTGAGAAAAAGCGCAAGATGAAACCGGTCCTGTGTGGCGCCATCGGGTTGCTTACGCTTGCCAGTGTCGGGATGGCCAGCATCGCAGTTGGTCTGGCGGCGGCCTGGGGCTTGCTGTTCCTGTTCTTCATGGCGTTCAACCTGCTGGAAGCGAGTCTGCCTTCGCTCATCAGCAAGGAATCACCGGCGGCCAGCAAGGGCACGGCCATGGGGGTCTATTCCACGTCCCAGTTTCTGGGCGCGTTCCTCGGGGGTGCCTTGGGCGGGGTGCTGCTGGAGCAGGCGGGCACTGACGGCGTCCTGTGGTTGATGGCGGCCGTTTTGGTCGCCTGGTTGCTCATTGCGCTCACCATGCCAGCGCCGGGATACACCTCCAGTTTCGTGTTACAGTTGCAGCAGGCTGTAGGTAAGGAATACGACGAGATCGACACCCGTTTGCGCCGGCTGCCCGGCGTGCAGGACGTCGTCATCGTCGAAGAGGCTGCGACGGCCTATCTGAAGGTTGATCGTCAGCAGTTTGATGAAGGGTTACTTGCGGACTTTTCCTTTGTCCGGCACGGTAGCAGTTCTTGA